Proteins found in one Gardnerella vaginalis ATCC 14018 = JCM 11026 genomic segment:
- a CDS encoding YraN family protein — protein sequence MTYKQNEYCTDGVGLKEEILNRIAEIEVELCDFSIPNKTIGNLGEEYASLKLILKNWILLDRNWHSRFGELDVVMMDPFGRIVFIEVKTRRSVRFGTPLEAVTNEKCLKTHKAGFKWLDEHNFFKHRKIRFDVVSILISKDKNIQLRHILGAF from the coding sequence ATGACATATAAGCAAAACGAATATTGCACGGATGGCGTGGGATTAAAAGAAGAAATTTTAAATCGCATAGCAGAAATTGAAGTAGAACTATGCGATTTTTCAATCCCTAATAAAACAATAGGAAATCTTGGAGAAGAATACGCATCTCTAAAACTAATTCTTAAAAATTGGATTCTATTAGACAGAAATTGGCATAGTCGTTTTGGAGAGCTTGATGTTGTGATGATGGATCCGTTTGGAAGAATTGTATTCATAGAAGTAAAAACGAGACGAAGCGTAAGATTTGGAACTCCACTAGAAGCAGTAACAAACGAAAAATGCTTAAAAACACATAAAGCTGGATTTAAGTGGTTAGACGAGCACAACTTTTTTAAACACAGAAAAATACGATTCGACGTTGTATCAATACTAATTTCAAAAGATAAAAATATTCAACTACGTCACATTTTAGGAGCATTCTAA
- the dprA gene encoding DNA-processing protein DprA, with protein MNNINSINGNNNTYRIDNDTLSRAILTFCIDGADAIMYTLVIGSVNTGSIVEALHLICESISESIGKTKNKQLELNLQNGCCQDDFYIDGSLENQTKSNLDDLENNGKILNIIKNHSKVSVLEEYFLKGLKIWGSNNADNKIAINNFDILHRSIKKWCLRLKQLPSWDSNQLKRWFSSNGTQWIISPNSKYWPKQLQDLATQCQVAPPLCLWGIGDPNALIQCNQPLAIVGSRGCNDYGYELSFTFAKSCAKKGHTVISGGAYGIDAAAHWGTLDALDSHVANVNPVGKTIVVFAGGLNKMGPSSNAQLFDAILSSGGACISELCPDTTPVARRFLLRNRLIAAIASKVIVSQARLRSGALNTANWANSLNREIYSVPGDVTSPSNAGCNMLIHDGKAMMICSQNDIDSIYPNSHHYLPHSLSNNNIIPDTCNDFQKIVLKAIQECKSKKICANIDNIHAIMLHTNSNNDFSISKISGEIAILELNGIVKNQNGVFSLNRKNLK; from the coding sequence ATGAACAATATTAATAGCATAAATGGCAACAACAATACTTACAGAATAGATAACGATACTTTATCGCGCGCAATACTCACATTTTGTATTGATGGCGCAGATGCAATAATGTACACACTTGTAATAGGGTCAGTAAACACTGGCAGTATTGTGGAAGCACTTCACCTTATTTGCGAATCTATAAGTGAATCTATTGGTAAAACAAAAAACAAGCAGCTAGAATTAAATCTGCAAAATGGCTGCTGTCAAGATGATTTTTACATAGACGGATCTTTAGAAAACCAGACTAAATCGAATTTAGATGATTTAGAAAATAATGGAAAAATTCTTAACATTATAAAAAATCACTCAAAAGTTTCTGTTTTAGAAGAATATTTTCTGAAAGGTCTTAAAATATGGGGAAGCAATAATGCTGACAATAAAATTGCTATTAACAATTTTGATATATTACACAGATCCATTAAAAAATGGTGTTTAAGACTAAAACAATTGCCTTCTTGGGATTCAAATCAACTTAAAAGATGGTTTAGTTCTAACGGAACGCAATGGATTATTTCACCAAACAGTAAATATTGGCCAAAACAGCTACAAGATTTAGCAACCCAATGCCAAGTAGCTCCCCCATTGTGTTTGTGGGGAATTGGAGATCCCAACGCGCTTATTCAATGTAATCAGCCACTTGCGATTGTTGGCTCTAGAGGTTGCAATGACTACGGATACGAGCTTAGCTTTACATTCGCTAAATCGTGCGCTAAAAAGGGGCACACAGTTATTTCTGGCGGAGCTTATGGTATTGACGCTGCAGCTCATTGGGGAACCTTGGATGCTTTAGACTCTCATGTAGCAAATGTTAATCCTGTTGGCAAAACAATTGTTGTTTTTGCTGGAGGTTTGAACAAAATGGGACCTTCAAGCAATGCTCAACTTTTTGATGCTATTCTTTCTAGCGGCGGAGCATGCATTAGTGAACTATGTCCAGACACTACTCCTGTTGCACGTAGATTCTTACTAAGAAATCGCCTTATTGCGGCTATTGCTAGCAAGGTAATAGTATCTCAAGCACGATTACGATCTGGAGCTTTAAACACAGCAAACTGGGCGAATAGCTTAAATCGCGAGATTTATTCTGTTCCAGGAGATGTAACATCACCGAGTAATGCTGGATGCAATATGCTTATTCACGATGGAAAAGCTATGATGATATGTTCACAAAATGATATAGATAGTATCTATCCTAATTCCCACCATTATTTGCCACACTCTTTAAGCAATAACAATATTATTCCAGATACATGTAATGATTTTCAAAAAATTGTATTGAAAGCAATTCAAGAGTGTAAGAGCAAAAAAATATGCGCAAACATTGACAATATACACGCAATCATGCTTCATACAAACTCAAATAATGATTTTTCAATATCTAAGATTTCTGGAGAAATAGCAATTCTTGAATTAAATGGAATAGTCAAAAACCAAAATGGTGTTTTTAGTTTAAATAGGAAAAATCTTAAATAA
- a CDS encoding YifB family Mg chelatase-like AAA ATPase — protein MVIGNALSVGLLGLKAFTIQLQAFISSGLPGFSIIGLPDTSLSEARERVKSAYTSLRCEWPETRLTVNLSPASMPKSGASYDLAIAASILSARGIIPLNELENTIILGELNLDGSVLPIQGMLPICLYAKQKNITKMIIPYENLSEAKLINGIEVIGIKHILDLVDELNGKLENKARPIAEKNRERALKAINPYDHLHIKEIDNTRLYSKSALNDNTTSNMNNTDNVDPIKSANPLGEIGDMSEVLGQEHTKWALQVAAAGGHHVMMIGPPGSGKTMLASRMPSIMCPLNEQEQLEVASIRSLCGTLPYYGITDVPPFEAPHHTSSAASLIGGGAGLAKPGIITRAHCGVLFMDEAPEFSPRVLQTLREPLESGHIAVSRSKGTTLYPAKFQLVIAANPCPCGYAYGNGERCTCKEKERIRYFSRLSGPILDRIDIQMDVPPVEKIITSKAQSEHGSSQMSEKILTSAMMRENVKNARLVAQNRFRKLGWSCNAQASGTWLRKYTSKYAIELINKSLENHKLSLRGADRALRLAWTLADLYGHTSPDLTDMAQAISLRTRI, from the coding sequence ATGGTTATTGGAAACGCATTATCTGTAGGATTACTGGGTTTGAAAGCCTTTACAATACAATTGCAGGCATTCATATCTAGTGGATTGCCAGGATTCTCTATTATTGGTCTTCCTGACACCTCTTTAAGCGAGGCGAGAGAACGAGTTAAATCAGCATATACGTCTTTACGCTGCGAATGGCCAGAAACAAGGTTAACAGTGAATCTTTCACCTGCGTCTATGCCAAAAAGTGGAGCATCTTACGATCTTGCAATTGCAGCAAGCATACTTAGTGCTAGAGGAATTATTCCACTTAACGAGCTAGAAAATACGATTATTTTAGGAGAACTTAACTTAGATGGGTCAGTTCTACCAATTCAAGGCATGCTACCAATTTGTTTATATGCCAAGCAAAAAAATATTACAAAAATGATTATTCCCTACGAAAATCTTTCAGAAGCCAAGCTGATAAATGGAATTGAAGTAATTGGGATTAAACACATTTTAGATTTGGTAGACGAACTAAACGGGAAATTAGAAAACAAGGCTAGACCGATTGCCGAAAAGAACAGAGAACGAGCATTAAAAGCAATTAACCCTTATGATCATCTTCATATTAAAGAAATCGATAATACAAGACTCTATTCCAAATCAGCACTTAACGATAATACGACTTCAAACATGAATAATACGGATAATGTTGATCCAATAAAAAGCGCCAATCCGCTAGGAGAAATCGGTGATATGTCGGAAGTATTAGGGCAAGAACACACAAAGTGGGCATTGCAAGTAGCTGCAGCTGGCGGACACCACGTTATGATGATTGGACCTCCAGGATCTGGTAAAACTATGCTGGCATCTAGAATGCCAAGCATCATGTGCCCACTAAACGAACAAGAACAGCTTGAAGTGGCATCTATTAGGTCACTTTGCGGAACACTACCATACTATGGAATAACAGATGTTCCGCCTTTTGAGGCACCTCATCATACATCTTCTGCAGCATCTCTTATAGGAGGAGGCGCAGGTCTAGCCAAGCCTGGAATAATAACTCGTGCACATTGTGGAGTTTTGTTTATGGATGAAGCTCCAGAATTCTCACCAAGAGTTTTGCAAACTCTTAGAGAACCATTGGAATCTGGTCATATAGCTGTTTCAAGATCTAAAGGAACAACATTATATCCTGCTAAATTCCAACTTGTTATCGCAGCAAATCCATGCCCATGCGGATACGCCTATGGCAATGGCGAACGATGCACATGCAAAGAGAAGGAACGAATACGTTATTTTTCTAGACTTTCTGGACCAATTCTAGACAGGATTGATATTCAAATGGATGTTCCACCTGTAGAAAAAATTATTACTTCAAAAGCGCAATCAGAACATGGATCTAGTCAAATGTCAGAAAAAATTCTAACTAGTGCAATGATGCGAGAAAACGTAAAAAACGCAAGGCTGGTTGCTCAAAATCGTTTTAGAAAACTCGGATGGAGTTGTAACGCTCAAGCGTCTGGAACATGGCTTAGAAAATACACATCTAAATACGCTATTGAGTTGATTAATAAATCACTTGAAAACCACAAGTTGAGTTTACGCGGAGCAGATCGAGCTTTAAGGCTTGCATGGACTTTAGCTGATCTTTATGGGCACACTTCTCCAGATTTAACTGACATGGCTCAGGCAATTAGTTTAAGGACCAGAATATGA